Proteins encoded together in one Phoenix dactylifera cultivar Barhee BC4 unplaced genomic scaffold, palm_55x_up_171113_PBpolish2nd_filt_p 000557F, whole genome shotgun sequence window:
- the LOC103723805 gene encoding EKC/KEOPS complex subunit bud32, translating into MEIDQKQKEGLGVLLKQGAEARVFESNFVGRRSIVKERFSKKYRHPSLDSKLTLKRLNAEARCMTKARRVGVPTPVLYAVDPLLHTLTFEFIDGPSVKEILLDFGLNGVIEERLSDIAIQIGNAIGKLHDGGLVHGDLTTSNMIVKKGTNQLVLIDFGLSFISTLPEDKAVDLYVLERALLSMHSSCGNVMDKILAAYRKSSKQWSSTMNKLAQVRQRGRKRTMVG; encoded by the exons ATGGAGATTGATCAGAAACAAAAAGAGGGTCTTGGTGTACTGCTGAAGCAGGGGGCTGAAGCT AGGGTTTTCGAGTCAAATTTTGTGGGACGTAGATCCATTGTCAAGGAACGATTTTCAAAGAAGTACAGACATCCATCACTGGACTCAAAATTGACTCTTAAGCGCTTAAATGCG GAAGCTCGCTGCATGACAAAAGCAAGACGAGTTGGTGTTCCCACTCCAGTTTTGTATGCTGTGGACCCTTTGTTGCATACTTTAACTTTCGAATTCATCGATGGCCCATCTGTAAAAGAAATACTCCTGGATTTTGGATTAAATGGTGTTATTGAGGAACGACTAAGTGATATTGCAATACAGATAGGGAATGCAATTGGAAAGCTACATGATGGAGGTCTTGTTCATGGTGatttgacaacatcaaacatGATTGTCAAGAAAGGGACAAATCAGCTG GTCCTTATTGACTTTGGTCTGAGCTTCATATCAACTCTTCCTGAGGATAAAGCAGTCGATTTATATGTGCTTGAGAGAGCTTTGTTGTCTATGCATTCATCATGTGGGAATGTG ATGGATAAAATACTCGCTGCATACAGGAAGTCTTCAAAACAGTGGTCATCTACAATGAACAAGCTAGCTCAAG TGCGACAGCGTGGTCGGAAGCGTACCATGGTAGGATGA